The Nicotiana tomentosiformis chromosome 2, ASM39032v3, whole genome shotgun sequence genome includes the window AAACACATACATTAGACACCGGTTCTCGGAAAACAAGATCCAAACTGTTATAAAAAAAACATATctagttttctttttctttttctcttttttcagtTTGCATGATCAAATTATTAGCTCGACCTGCGTTGCAGATTGATGAGAAGAATTTTACGGGAtaccaaaatttaaaaaaaaattattttgtaagAAATTCGAAAGAAACTAGATTGAGTGCGTGAGTATTTACACAATTAACACCAATTAGCCATACTGAATTAGTTTCATGAATAATTAATTGCAGTCTCTACATTTATCGGCCAGAAGTAATAGCATTTGAAAGGCTTATTAAATTATAATTCTCTACGTTGATTCTAAGATAAATCATTTTAAAAATCACGTGGACTGTCAATTTTCCGAGATTTTTGGAATcatatgatattgtagttgtaaaAGTTCATATAATTCTAAAATACTCCTGCTTTAGAAGACAACAAGGAGTATATGACATATTTTTCAACTCAGGAGACggactttatttattatttcaaaGATGAAAAAAGTTTCAAATTAAGATTAATGCCTTTTACGTTCATATAGCCAGCCACTGTTGAAATCCTAAAGCTGATCAGCTTTTACTTTCTTGAAAGTTGTATACCTCGTGTTCAGTTCTGAGCGCTACTACTTGCGTGTGGACCTTTTACTACCTGTATTAAAAGTTCTACCTCAAAGCCAAGATAGTATGGCTACATAAATAATGTTAAATTGTGAAACGTATTATACTGTAATCTTTTGCCACAATCTTTGCTTTCTTGAGTCACATTTGAAGTGCGTTACAACTGACAACTTTTCACATTGCCATGTGAGAAACATTCTGAGTATGCACTTGCTCTATCACAAACAAGCCATTTTGTTTAATGAAGATGTCTTGCTTTTAAAAAgaatagaaagaaagaaaaaagtgaaGATCAGAACAAAATAAGCAACCATTTTCAATATCTTTGAACTACACTAAGAGATGTTGCCATGTTCATATATCAACTCTGAGGATTTCAAGCCTTTTTTAAAACCATCGACCTTGCACGTAGATTCAAAAATATTCCCCTGAAAATTGATAAAAACAGAGAGCATTAATAATACTGTGATTGAAATCATAAAGATCGGAACATACTTGACTGTAGCATAAACAGCAACAAGCAGGGAAATGGTGCATACCAGCAACATGCGATAATACTGTGAAAGATCACTCTGAATTGCAGTGGAACATACTGGTGATTTACCCACCCAACAACTGGCCAAAACTGCACATTTAAAAAGAATACCTACAGTCATCATTCACTAAAGAACAGAATTAGAACCAAATTGGACTTGGGAGAGGGCGAATTTGACAAACCGTCCAAGCTGTATACTGCACTTTTGGATATTCCCTCTTGATATTAGATTTCACCTGGATCCAGGGTCTTCCTATGAATAATACAAGATAATGTTCAGCCAAAACCTTTATTCTGTGTGTATATAAGCATACCTCTAACTAATGGAAGGTTCACAAACTTAAATGAGCCAGACTGTTATAAGGAGAAGAAATTTGTAAAGAGACGAGAAACTCATGGTTTGCTTTCCTTTTATGGAACATTCATCACCTGTTTTCGATTGTTTCTAGGATAGGATGGAAGATAAAATGATATATTTCCTCATTTTAAACTAGTTTATGCATTACAGAATGAGTGTTAAAACCTCTTAAGCCTTATTTCAGAGTGTTCAAGAGCTCCTCCTTTAATACTACAAGCTTCTTTGCAATTATAACTCTTTAACTTGATGATTATGTCTATTTGCAGGCCCTTTGACTCCTTAAATAACAAATCCTAATTTGACTGGAAGGCCATTTTTGTCTACTTGGACATTTAGCTGTAGAACATGATGTTGAAGTTTTGCGTGATGGTATACCATGCAATAGTTTATGAGTTAAAAAGTTGAAAGGCAGTGGCAATTCGAGATAGAAACTCACTTTCAACAACTAATCCATAGTAAACCATGAAAAGCAAGTTATTCCAGGGTGACGATGTAACTTGTTCCAGCAACACCTGAAACAATTTAAAATGCAAGTTCACATTCTTGTATATTTATCAGCATTGTTTATTCAATTCTTTCTCTATCTGTTAACATTATTTGGCAAAACACTAAACAAGTAGACTTTCAAGCAGGGCAATGTGGCAATTTACCAGGCCGTGAGTGTATAGTTAAGCAGTTTTATTAGTATAGATTCACGTTGAAGACAAAAAAGGAGGTAGATCAGATCCATAAAGTACAAGATAAATGTGTAACTTCTGCTTACAAGATAGAATATCCTGTTTCCTGATGCTTATCCTAATCATCCACAGAAGAAAGGGTTTAGCATACCTTTTTGGCAACTGTACTCTTGTCTCGTTTCCCCTTGAATATTTTGTCCAGTAATAAGTGAAGAAAATGTCCAAATGGTCCAAGATAGACAACGCCAAATAGCTGCATGTAGTTACAGCCAAAGCAGATGATGACATCCCAAATAGCAGCTTATACACGCAAGCAGAAGAATATGATACAAATGATACTAAATGAAAATGATTTTGATGTGCCCTGTCAGAAACAACCCCGAAACTGAAGATAATTAGACACACAATTGCAACTAAACTTAACCTACACCAATAACTACTCCCCAAACTAGTTGAGGTCTGCGGTATGAATCCTCTATATCCATTATTGCTCTACTCGCGCGTTGCAACTAAAGTTAGCCAGGAGCAAAAGTTTTATATATATGCGTACAGGCAACTACTTACCCTGTTTTCAGTTTCTCAAACCTCAATGACAATCTTTAAAGCAACTCAAGATATTGAAGTGATCTCAAGCATATTCCATGTATAGTTCTACTTGTAAGATTCCGCTCCTCTTTTAGGATTTGACAATCTCGAAGCGGAAATTATAAGATTAGCCAGAAATAACCCCTCTTCTCCTCAACAAAGTCTACAGTTCTAAGACTCACATGCAGAAGCCTTTGTGCAGTAGgggcaaaaaaaaaagaataactgTAACATCCTTTGCGGCTCATAACCAAAACACTTTTTCCCGTAAGTTGTAAAATTTTCGTCTAGAAGAAGAACAAGAATCTGAAATCAAGTTATCCGTCCAACCACCAGATGGGCATATCTGAAGTATTTATCCAAACGAGAATGGATCACTGGGATCCTAACATAAAGATTCAAGAGAAAATGATGTCATCTGTGCCAATGTAAACTAGAGTGCATTTAAGATCAATTCTGCTGAAATATGCACTCTCTTCAGCACAATAATTCTGCCATATTAAGAAAATTCTGAGAAAAGCTGATCATGTTCCCCTGGGTGACAGTTGACATGTAAATTTACCACTTCCAATCTAAGCTAAACAGCATGCTAACGACGAATTGGTTCACTTGGCGTTAGCTTCCTGTACCTGATGCACTTGGAGGCAAAAATTATGTACAGTTGGCATGACATAAAGAGACTAGGGCTTAAGGTTATGGCTGAGTGATTGAGGCATAGAAGTTCTATATTCCAAGCGACAACACTCAGTGTGTCTGCTCTAACCTTGACCGGCCGGTTTACTCAATACAAGTACTTATGGGTTATATCAGGCTGCCCGGAATATTTGTTCATGTGCGTAAACTGGCCGATCACCACCATCATCGAAAAAGAAGCGACTAGTGTCTAAGGTAGTGTTACAGAACCAAGCTGGCCTTTTATCAAAAGAAACAGAGACCAATACATAAATGTAACTGTGACACCCTACGCGAATCCCACATGGACAAAACATGGAAGAGAAACTGGGTAAATAAGTAGACAGGCCTTAGACTCTAGTGACGCGCTTTAAAGCCGTGCGGGGCTAGGCCCAAAACGGACAATATGACTAATGGGCTGGGCTGTTATAGTAACCATGGGAGTGCATAAATGCTAAAGTTTCATCAGATTAACAAAGTCCAACGTACACGAGCTCAGATAGATAAAATGCAACCACTGGAGTGCATAACAATTTGCAAAAATGACCTCCATTTTGTAGTAAAAGTATAAACCCATGCAAAGAGAAGCAAGAGAAACCGCACCACTTTGAGGAGAAGACGTCTGACTTGAAGTTTCTGAATGCCAGTGATCTTCTGAGCCACAATATCACTAATCGCTGACAACACTCCCGCAGTTATTGCCTGCCATCATAAGTATTTCCAAAGATTCAATCAATCAAAGAATATCCCAG containing:
- the LOC104088160 gene encoding peroxisomal membrane protein PMP22-like: MGSIAKKGLQQYLLQLQQHPLRTKAITAGVLSAISDIVAQKITGIQKLQVRRLLLKVLFGVVYLGPFGHFLHLLLDKIFKGKRDKSTVAKKVLLEQVTSSPWNNLLFMVYYGLVVERRPWIQVKSNIKREYPKVQYTAWTFWPVVGWVNHQYVPLQFRVIFHSIIACCWGIFLNLRARSMVLKKA